One stretch of Natronobacterium gregoryi SP2 DNA includes these proteins:
- the gvpA gene encoding gas vesicle protein GvpA — protein MAQPQRRPDSSSLAEVLDRILDKGVVIDVWARVSVVGIELLTIEARVVVASVDTFLHYAEEIAKIEQATAEGDLEDLEELEVEPRPESSPQSATE, from the coding sequence ATGGCACAACCACAGCGAAGACCCGACTCCTCGAGTCTCGCCGAAGTACTCGACCGGATTCTCGACAAGGGCGTCGTCATCGACGTCTGGGCACGGGTATCCGTTGTCGGAATCGAGCTCCTGACGATCGAGGCACGCGTCGTCGTCGCGTCCGTCGACACCTTCCTGCACTACGCGGAGGAGATCGCAAAAATTGAGCAGGCCACTGCAGAGGGCGATCTCGAGGATCTCGAAGAGCTCGAGGTCGAACCACGACCCGAATCGTCGCCACAGTCTGCCACAGAATAG
- the gvpN gene encoding gas vesicle protein GvpN: protein MADDASRKRTVRGRKIRSDRSRKESRKAKKALARKASSAGERNGDSPLSDPEEVVPEPFVETDAVQSLRGRITGWLEADQPVHLIGPTGCGKTALALSAAAERGRPVVWLNGDDAVDTAALVGDHAGGERYKEDDRFVGGVTKQTEIVRERWVDNPLSVAVREGATLVYNEFARSDPAAHNVLLSVFEEGVLERPGKRGGDRTVDVHPEFRAIVTSNDVEYAGVHTQQDALLDRFVGVQVDYYDEETEFEIVKAHVDLPDERIERVVDATRALRDELAVIVGTRAAITAAKGVAVFDGQDDDELLAAVFTDVLAPKIAGEGADDVDDLRAEIDESI from the coding sequence ATGGCCGACGACGCCTCGCGAAAGCGCACGGTCCGCGGTCGGAAGATCAGAAGCGACCGCTCTCGCAAGGAGAGTCGCAAGGCAAAGAAAGCCCTCGCACGCAAAGCCTCGAGTGCAGGCGAGCGAAACGGTGATAGCCCGCTGTCCGACCCGGAAGAGGTCGTCCCGGAGCCGTTCGTCGAAACCGACGCCGTCCAGTCGCTTCGGGGACGGATTACGGGCTGGCTCGAGGCCGACCAGCCGGTCCACCTGATCGGGCCGACGGGCTGTGGGAAGACCGCGCTCGCGCTCTCGGCCGCGGCCGAACGCGGCCGACCGGTCGTCTGGCTCAACGGCGACGACGCAGTCGACACTGCGGCACTCGTCGGCGACCACGCCGGCGGGGAACGCTACAAGGAGGACGACCGGTTCGTCGGCGGCGTCACCAAACAGACCGAGATCGTCCGCGAGCGATGGGTCGACAATCCACTCTCGGTCGCGGTCCGCGAGGGTGCAACGCTCGTCTACAACGAGTTCGCTCGGTCCGACCCGGCCGCACACAACGTCTTGCTGTCGGTGTTCGAGGAGGGGGTCTTAGAGCGGCCGGGCAAGCGCGGCGGGGATCGGACGGTCGATGTCCACCCCGAGTTCCGGGCGATCGTCACTTCGAACGACGTCGAGTACGCTGGCGTCCACACGCAGCAGGACGCGTTACTCGATCGGTTCGTCGGTGTTCAGGTGGACTACTACGACGAGGAGACCGAATTCGAGATCGTCAAGGCACACGTCGACCTGCCCGACGAACGGATCGAGAGGGTCGTGGACGCGACGCGTGCATTGCGCGACGAACTCGCGGTCATCGTCGGGACACGGGCAGCGATCACGGCCGCGAAGGGGGTGGCGGTCTTCGACGGCCAGGACGACGACGAGTTGCTGGCGGCGGTGTTCACTGATGTCCTCGCGCCGAAGATCGCCGGCGAGGGTGCAGACGACGTCGACGACCTGCGGGCGGAAATCGACGAATCGATATAG
- the gvpO gene encoding gas vesicle protein GvpO, halophile-type, which translates to MAEADTRSSGQCKAVTEDGERCSRPAGDDGFCYQHDESDPTVSDSQTVEDGQEEQTEQSTEETRSRDLGADMTAERKTDPASIDADVDVEHEEIEGVLAVRRTVQSTASDLIGREFDAVSEIAPTDDGWRAIVEVVERRAVPDTQDIIGRYEIELDEDATVHGYRRLDRYRRGDTAAFE; encoded by the coding sequence ATGGCCGAAGCCGACACCAGATCGAGCGGGCAGTGTAAGGCAGTTACTGAGGACGGCGAGCGCTGCTCGCGTCCCGCCGGGGACGACGGTTTTTGCTACCAACACGACGAGAGTGATCCAACCGTGAGCGACAGTCAGACAGTCGAAGACGGACAGGAAGAACAGACAGAGCAAAGCACGGAGGAGACCCGAAGTCGCGACCTCGGTGCCGACATGACTGCCGAGAGGAAGACAGATCCGGCGTCGATCGACGCCGATGTCGACGTCGAACACGAGGAGATCGAGGGTGTCCTCGCCGTTCGACGGACGGTTCAGTCGACGGCGAGCGATCTCATCGGTCGGGAGTTCGACGCTGTGAGTGAAATCGCGCCGACCGACGACGGCTGGCGAGCGATCGTCGAGGTCGTCGAACGCCGGGCGGTCCCCGACACTCAGGACATTATCGGCCGTTACGAGATCGAACTCGACGAGGACGCGACCGTCCACGGCTACCGGCGACTCGATCGGTACCGTCGCGGCGACACGGCCGCGTTCGAGTGA
- a CDS encoding HalOD1 output domain-containing protein yields the protein MGRHDHNGTPGDAVVRAEQHESESRLQTILRAVAIEKNVSVGELSSLYEQIDPEAMVELLDRAERRNVETTIEFTFEGRRVAVSQDGTVRIRRLT from the coding sequence ATGGGCAGACACGACCACAACGGCACTCCCGGGGACGCAGTCGTTCGCGCCGAGCAACACGAGTCGGAGTCCCGACTCCAGACGATACTGCGGGCGGTAGCCATCGAAAAGAACGTTTCTGTCGGCGAGTTGTCGTCGCTGTACGAGCAGATCGATCCGGAAGCGATGGTGGAACTGCTCGATCGTGCGGAGAGGCGGAACGTGGAGACGACCATCGAGTTTACGTTCGAAGGCCGTCGAGTCGCCGTCTCACAGGACGGAACCGTCCGTATCCGTCGGCTGACGTGA
- a CDS encoding CHY zinc finger protein — translation MSEFDHSVRGVDVDPDTRCAHYHTDRDVVAFKFACCETYWPCFRCHEEIADHDAVPWPRARFDEPTVLCGVCRTELTVPAYREADYRCPSCNVAFNPGCAAHADLYFETD, via the coding sequence GTGTCCGAGTTCGACCATTCCGTCCGCGGCGTCGACGTCGACCCCGACACCCGGTGTGCTCACTACCACACAGACCGCGACGTCGTTGCGTTCAAGTTCGCCTGCTGTGAGACGTACTGGCCGTGCTTTCGCTGTCACGAAGAGATCGCCGACCACGACGCCGTACCGTGGCCCAGAGCGCGATTCGACGAACCCACAGTGCTCTGTGGTGTCTGCCGGACCGAGCTCACAGTGCCGGCGTACCGCGAAGCTGACTATCGCTGTCCGTCGTGTAACGTGGCGTTCAATCCCGGCTGTGCCGCCCACGCCGACCTGTACTTCGAGACGGATTGA
- the mutS gene encoding DNA mismatch repair protein MutS — protein sequence MDPALGPPEAMAEKRDELTPMMAQYHDLCDRYDDALVLFQVGDFYETFCGAAERTARLLEVTLTSREDSTGEYPMTGIPIDNAESYIEELLEAGYRVAVADQVEEPGESSGVVDRAVTRVITPGTLTEDELLAGDDNNFVAAVACSGEEVALALLDVSTGDFLATSSTSSKAIADEVSRFDPAEAVVGPGAPTGVFPDDCMETPFDEAVFERERAVETVSAYFRNPDALLATDAEIRACGALLEYAEYARGSESEAELEADDESARLEYITHLTRYDPREYLLLDAVALRSLELFEPRAVHGRDEATLVGVLDETSSALGGRKLRDWIRRPLLEPARIEARLDAVEELQRSVRAREKLQDLLWDVYDLERLIGRISRERANARDLCSLRATLAVVPDVRAHLAGSECDRLQQLHADLDPLADIRELIEDSIVEDPPIEITEGGIVAEGYDENLDALRQTARDGKQWIDDLEERERERTGIDSLKVGYNSVHGYYIEVTNPNLDSVPDDYQRRQTLKNSERFATPALKEREDEIVGAEERADELEYELFREVRKTVANEVERVQALADALATVDALVSLATVAAQYDYCRPELLERGDDLEVEIEGGRHPVVERTQESFVPNDARFAGDRRLAVITGPNMSGKSTYMRQVAQIVLLAQVGSFVPARSARLTPVDRIFTRVGASDDIAGGRSTFMVEMDELATILREADDRSLVLLDEVGRGTSTADGLAIAQAMTEHLHDEVGATTLFATHHHPLTEVAEDLEDAFTLHFEVDQEDGEVVFHHEVAPGAATGSYGVEVATAAGVPEPVVARSRELVAETADERPDDSDSPAEATPKPTTSATADGGEQTAPRQSTSDAPGLSSDVAAELQALEVAHMTPVEALAELDRLKRLLEDRR from the coding sequence ATGGACCCGGCGCTTGGCCCTCCCGAAGCGATGGCTGAGAAACGCGACGAGCTGACGCCCATGATGGCTCAGTACCACGACCTCTGTGACCGATACGACGACGCGCTCGTTCTCTTCCAGGTCGGCGACTTCTACGAGACCTTCTGCGGTGCGGCCGAACGCACCGCGCGACTGCTCGAGGTGACGCTGACCAGCCGCGAGGATTCGACCGGCGAGTACCCGATGACTGGTATTCCGATCGACAACGCCGAGTCCTACATCGAGGAACTGCTCGAGGCGGGCTACCGGGTCGCGGTCGCCGACCAGGTCGAGGAGCCCGGCGAGTCGTCGGGCGTCGTCGACCGGGCTGTGACGCGGGTCATCACGCCGGGGACGCTCACCGAGGACGAACTGCTTGCCGGCGACGACAACAACTTCGTCGCGGCGGTCGCTTGCAGCGGCGAGGAGGTCGCGCTCGCCTTACTCGATGTCTCGACCGGCGACTTCCTCGCGACGAGTTCGACCTCGAGCAAGGCCATCGCCGACGAGGTGAGCCGGTTCGACCCTGCAGAGGCAGTCGTCGGCCCCGGCGCACCGACGGGCGTTTTCCCCGACGACTGCATGGAGACGCCGTTCGACGAGGCCGTCTTCGAGCGCGAGCGAGCGGTTGAGACGGTCTCGGCGTACTTCCGGAATCCCGATGCGTTGCTCGCGACCGACGCCGAAATTCGGGCCTGTGGGGCCTTGCTCGAGTACGCCGAGTACGCTCGCGGCAGCGAGAGCGAGGCCGAACTCGAGGCCGACGACGAGAGCGCCCGCCTCGAGTACATCACCCACCTCACGCGGTACGATCCACGGGAGTACCTGCTGCTGGACGCCGTCGCCCTCCGGAGTCTCGAACTGTTCGAACCGCGTGCCGTCCACGGCCGGGACGAAGCGACGCTCGTCGGGGTTCTGGACGAGACCTCGAGCGCGCTGGGCGGTCGAAAACTGCGAGACTGGATTCGCCGACCGCTGCTCGAGCCTGCCCGGATCGAAGCGCGACTCGACGCGGTCGAAGAACTCCAGCGGTCGGTTCGGGCCCGCGAAAAATTGCAGGACCTCTTGTGGGACGTGTACGACCTCGAGCGACTGATCGGTCGGATCTCCCGGGAGCGGGCAAATGCCAGGGATCTGTGCTCGCTTCGGGCGACGCTTGCCGTCGTGCCGGACGTGCGGGCTCACCTCGCGGGCAGCGAGTGCGATCGACTCCAGCAACTCCACGCCGATCTCGATCCGCTCGCGGACATCCGCGAGTTGATCGAGGATTCGATCGTCGAGGACCCGCCGATCGAGATCACCGAGGGCGGGATCGTCGCCGAGGGGTACGACGAGAATCTGGACGCCCTCCGGCAGACAGCCCGCGATGGGAAACAGTGGATCGACGACTTAGAGGAACGGGAACGCGAGCGCACCGGTATCGACTCCCTGAAGGTCGGCTACAACTCGGTGCATGGCTACTACATCGAAGTGACCAATCCGAACCTCGACTCGGTGCCCGACGACTATCAGCGCCGCCAGACGTTGAAAAACTCCGAGCGGTTCGCCACGCCGGCACTCAAAGAGCGCGAGGACGAGATCGTCGGTGCCGAAGAGCGCGCGGACGAACTCGAGTACGAACTGTTCCGCGAGGTCCGCAAGACGGTCGCCAACGAGGTCGAACGCGTTCAGGCCCTTGCCGATGCGCTCGCAACCGTCGATGCGCTCGTCTCGCTTGCCACCGTCGCCGCTCAGTACGACTACTGTCGGCCGGAGTTACTCGAGCGCGGCGACGACCTCGAGGTCGAGATCGAAGGTGGTCGCCACCCGGTCGTCGAGCGGACTCAGGAGTCGTTCGTTCCCAACGACGCTCGGTTCGCGGGCGACAGACGGCTGGCAGTGATTACAGGCCCCAACATGTCGGGAAAGTCGACCTACATGCGACAGGTGGCCCAGATCGTCCTGCTGGCACAGGTCGGCAGTTTCGTGCCGGCGAGGTCGGCACGGCTGACGCCCGTCGATCGCATCTTCACCCGAGTCGGCGCGAGCGACGACATCGCCGGCGGCCGGTCGACGTTCATGGTCGAGATGGACGAACTCGCGACCATTCTGCGGGAGGCCGACGACCGCTCGCTGGTCCTGTTAGACGAGGTCGGTCGTGGTACTTCGACCGCGGACGGACTCGCCATCGCCCAGGCGATGACCGAACACCTCCACGACGAGGTCGGCGCGACGACGCTGTTTGCGACCCACCACCACCCTCTGACCGAGGTCGCCGAGGACCTCGAGGACGCGTTCACGCTCCACTTCGAGGTCGACCAGGAAGACGGCGAAGTAGTCTTCCACCACGAGGTCGCACCCGGCGCGGCGACGGGATCATACGGCGTCGAGGTCGCGACGGCCGCGGGCGTTCCCGAACCGGTAGTCGCCCGCTCGCGGGAACTGGTAGCCGAAACGGCCGACGAACGACCGGACGACTCCGACTCACCAGCGGAGGCGACGCCGAAGCCCACGACTTCGGCAACCGCAGACGGTGGGGAACAAACTGCGCCTCGACAGTCCACCTCGGACGCACCGGGGCTTTCGTCCGACGTCGCGGCCGAACTCCAAGCACTCGAGGTCGCCCACATGACACCGGTCGAGGCACTCGCCGAACTCGACCGGTTGAAGCGACTGCTCGAGGACCGGCGTTAG
- a CDS encoding DUF7521 family protein, with protein sequence MSDVVRIGEASPFELLTVASLFLVALLGTIIAYQAYRGYRRNDARSMFYLAIGLLLLTLCPFLVNVTINTFTGAQQVVTVFFENVSRLLGLVAITYSLYGHH encoded by the coding sequence ATGAGCGACGTCGTCAGGATCGGCGAGGCGTCGCCGTTCGAGTTGCTGACTGTGGCGAGTCTCTTTCTCGTTGCACTTCTCGGGACGATCATCGCCTACCAGGCCTATCGCGGTTACCGTCGCAACGACGCGCGGTCGATGTTCTATCTCGCCATCGGACTGCTTTTGCTCACGCTCTGTCCGTTTCTCGTGAACGTAACGATCAACACGTTTACCGGCGCACAACAGGTCGTGACGGTCTTTTTCGAGAACGTGAGCCGTCTGTTGGGACTGGTCGCGATCACCTACTCGCTGTACGGACACCACTGA
- a CDS encoding ArsR/SmtB family transcription factor: MSEETDLSTVLAVLDDEYAREILTYTSVEPMSASTLSERCDASLPTIYRRLDRLEECRLVTEETELATDGNHYSVYSANLERLELTLEDGTFDLELSYREEDVADKFTRMWEGMR, encoded by the coding sequence GTGAGTGAGGAGACGGATCTGTCGACGGTGCTTGCCGTCCTCGACGACGAGTACGCCCGGGAGATCCTCACCTATACGAGCGTCGAACCCATGTCTGCCAGTACCCTGAGCGAACGGTGTGACGCGTCTTTACCGACGATTTATCGCCGTCTCGACCGCCTCGAGGAGTGTCGCCTCGTCACAGAAGAGACGGAACTCGCCACCGACGGCAACCACTACAGCGTCTACAGCGCGAACCTCGAACGACTCGAGTTGACCCTCGAAGACGGCACGTTCGACCTCGAGCTCTCGTATCGCGAGGAAGACGTCGCGGACAAGTTCACCCGAATGTGGGAGGGGATGCGATGA
- a CDS encoding polysaccharide deacetylase family protein, whose product MTGGSARALEADALPDDAEFALCLTHDVDRPYKGLRGLYYAIQERPAYHLRTVFGDDNPYWQFEDIVALEDDLGVRSAFYFLNEQHLFSDRPLRDWLDPANWVQHLGRYDLTDDDLVDVVERLVDGGWEVGLHGSYHTRDDRTRLREEKQVLERVTGQSVSGGRQHHLRLSVPETWRHYRSIGLAYDATLGSTTACGFYHGYRPRKPFGDEFLVFPLTIMDQALPDPGREFAAARRTCERLLTEAAENDAVMTVLWHPRFFSEREFPGYRRLYRWLVERAEERDAWIGSPEAFCETLESAGEASDGEGTEGTRETPGDEAAELATSTPPRRDLPTAKGSGRDRGRGDS is encoded by the coding sequence ATGACTGGTGGCTCCGCCCGCGCCCTCGAGGCCGACGCCCTCCCCGACGACGCCGAGTTTGCACTCTGTCTCACCCACGACGTCGACCGGCCGTACAAAGGACTTCGTGGGCTGTACTACGCGATCCAGGAGCGTCCCGCGTACCACCTCCGGACCGTCTTCGGCGACGACAACCCCTACTGGCAGTTCGAGGACATCGTGGCACTCGAGGACGACCTCGGCGTTCGATCGGCGTTTTACTTCCTGAACGAACAGCATCTGTTCAGCGATCGGCCGCTCCGCGACTGGCTCGATCCGGCCAACTGGGTGCAACACCTCGGTCGGTACGACCTTACCGACGACGACCTCGTCGACGTCGTCGAACGGCTTGTGGACGGCGGGTGGGAGGTCGGGTTGCACGGCTCCTATCACACCCGGGACGACCGAACGCGGCTCCGCGAGGAGAAGCAGGTTCTCGAGCGCGTCACCGGGCAGTCGGTTTCGGGTGGGCGGCAACATCACCTCCGACTGTCGGTGCCCGAGACGTGGCGACACTACCGGTCGATCGGACTCGCCTACGACGCGACCCTCGGGTCGACGACTGCGTGTGGGTTCTACCACGGCTACCGGCCGCGAAAGCCGTTCGGAGACGAGTTCCTCGTCTTCCCGCTGACGATCATGGACCAGGCGCTACCGGACCCGGGTCGCGAGTTCGCGGCCGCTCGCCGGACCTGCGAGCGATTGCTGACCGAGGCTGCCGAGAACGACGCCGTGATGACGGTCCTGTGGCATCCGCGCTTTTTCAGTGAACGGGAGTTTCCCGGATACCGACGCCTCTACCGATGGCTCGTCGAGCGAGCGGAAGAACGGGACGCCTGGATCGGATCGCCGGAAGCGTTCTGCGAGACGCTCGAGTCGGCCGGCGAGGCGTCCGACGGCGAGGGCACAGAGGGCACTCGAGAGACGCCTGGAGACGAAGCGGCTGAACTGGCGACGTCGACGCCGCCCCGGCGTGATTTGCCGACGGCGAAGGGCAGTGGGAGAGACAGGGGGAGGGGTGACTCATGA
- a CDS encoding PGF-pre-PGF domain-containing protein — protein sequence MIGRERRLAAVAAVIALVVLGSVGGVAGQVIAQSDENATPDAYVVEQGDACQQIEPLSTAESVDSFYDYRNHETHPEGVDRLYSSYGTTHLQENNASLLFLHEGTDGISLVMVHDRVDGNTTGGVASFDVIGLPHEAKWEVKNDDYDGPTNMDEFDRGDGWASADWIWIESRTGGGAIQGGLNDPFAVTVHPAFNEDAEYYEDDDLYDPDWYDGGEIEEWHVLSGDATSPVRSELGSLSEPVTIRTGTCDEPTVTYGLTDDGIAATVEAPSPDDVARLQPTNGTTDDVRFEHVDVTDLEGTETVTFENDQPDGFPAAPDDRESLGSLAAATTQPVTATVSFSVDAATLEDAGLEPERVALYESDGGEWEESETTLTDETGAAYYFTAEVSSLERLTVAESEEAEATSEGDVSSVPGFGFVVTLSVFLALALTAAWTARARS from the coding sequence ATGATCGGACGCGAACGGAGACTGGCGGCCGTGGCCGCCGTCATCGCGCTCGTGGTTCTCGGGAGCGTCGGGGGCGTCGCCGGCCAGGTTATCGCACAGTCCGACGAGAACGCGACGCCAGACGCTTACGTCGTCGAGCAGGGCGACGCCTGCCAGCAGATAGAGCCGCTATCGACGGCTGAATCGGTCGATTCGTTCTACGACTATCGGAACCACGAGACCCATCCCGAAGGGGTCGACCGGCTGTACAGCTCGTACGGCACCACACACCTTCAGGAGAACAACGCGAGTCTCCTCTTCCTTCACGAAGGGACAGACGGCATCAGCCTCGTGATGGTCCACGATCGGGTCGACGGGAACACGACCGGCGGCGTCGCGTCGTTCGACGTCATCGGACTCCCCCACGAAGCCAAGTGGGAAGTCAAGAACGACGACTACGACGGTCCGACTAACATGGACGAGTTCGACCGCGGCGACGGCTGGGCCAGCGCCGACTGGATCTGGATCGAGAGTCGAACCGGCGGCGGCGCGATCCAGGGCGGTCTCAACGATCCGTTCGCGGTGACGGTCCACCCAGCGTTCAACGAGGACGCCGAGTACTACGAGGACGACGACCTCTACGATCCCGACTGGTACGATGGCGGCGAGATCGAGGAGTGGCACGTTCTGTCCGGTGACGCGACCAGCCCCGTCCGCTCGGAACTCGGATCGCTCTCCGAACCGGTGACGATCCGAACCGGCACGTGTGACGAGCCGACCGTGACCTACGGCTTGACCGACGACGGCATCGCCGCGACGGTCGAAGCGCCCTCGCCCGACGACGTCGCCCGACTCCAGCCGACCAACGGCACCACCGACGATGTCCGGTTCGAGCACGTCGACGTGACCGACCTCGAGGGGACCGAGACGGTCACTTTCGAGAACGACCAGCCGGACGGCTTCCCCGCCGCTCCCGACGATCGGGAGTCGCTGGGCTCGCTCGCGGCAGCAACTACCCAGCCCGTCACGGCGACAGTTAGCTTCAGTGTCGACGCCGCCACACTCGAGGACGCGGGACTCGAGCCCGAGCGTGTCGCGCTCTACGAGAGCGACGGCGGCGAGTGGGAGGAGTCAGAGACGACGCTGACCGACGAGACGGGGGCTGCCTACTACTTTACCGCGGAGGTCTCCTCGCTCGAGAGACTGACAGTCGCGGAAAGCGAGGAGGCCGAGGCCACGTCCGAAGGGGACGTTTCTTCTGTGCCTGGGTTCGGATTCGTCGTCACGTTGAGTGTCTTTCTGGCGCTTGCGCTCACCGCTGCGTGGACGGCGAGGGCGCGCTCGTAG